ATCGGCATGGCGATCCTCTGGCTCGCGGCCGCCACCGTCGCGGGCCTTGTCCTGCGCCACGAGATCGATGAGGTGTTCGACAGCGCGCTCCAGGAAGTCGCCCAGCGCGTCCTGCCGCTTGCCTATGCCGAGGTGCTGGCACGCGACAGCGACGAACCGCAGCGCGTGCCCCCAGTCGGCCCGCACCGGGAATATATCACCTACGTGGTGCGCGACGCCGCCGGGACGGTGCTCCTCCAGTCGAGCGACGCCGACCGCTCCGCCATCCCGAAGGACCTCACCCACGGCTTCGCCACCACCGCGACGCTGCGCACCTATACCGAGGCCGCCGTGCAAGGCACCATCCTGGTCACCACCGCGGAGGACCTCGCCCATCGTGGCGCGGCCGTCCGCAAGGCGGTCCTGGCGCTGCTCTGGCCGCTCGCCGCCCTGGTGCCGGTGGCGGTCGCCGGTGTCTGGCTCGCCGTATGGCTCACGCTGCGTCCGGTCCTGGAGTTCAGCAGCGGGCTGGAAGCGCGCGGGCGCGGCAATCTCTCGGCCGTGTCGATCGAGGGCCTGCCGGACGAGATCCTGCCGCTTGCCGATGCGGTCAATGCGCTGATCGCCCGCCTGCGCAGCGCTCTGGAGGCCGAACGCGGGTTCACGGCCAACAGCGCCCACGAACTGCGCACCCCGATCGCCGCTGCGCTCGCCCAGACCCAGCGGCTCGTCGCCGAACTCGCCGACGAACCGCGTCGCGAGCGGGCCCGGGCGATCGAACAGTCCTTGCGCCGGCTGTCGCGGCTGTCCGAAAAGCTGCTGCAACTCGCCAAGGCGGAAGGCGGCGGGCTGGTCTCCGAGCACCCGGCGCCGCTCGGGCCGGTGCTACGCCTGATCGTCGAAGAACTCGACCGCCAGTTCGATTGCAGCGAACGGCTGGATGTCGCGATCCCGCCCGACGGCGGGCCTGCGCTGGACCTCGATCCGGACGCCTTTGCGGTGCTTGCCCGCAACCTGGTCGAAAACGCCGTCCGGCATGGCGATCCGGATGGATCGGTCCGCATTCGGCTCGCCGCCGACCGCTTTGAAGTGACGAATGGCGGTCCGGCCGTGCCGGCCGATCGGCTTTCCGCCCTGACCCGGCCTTTCGAGCGCGGTCCGACTCGTGCCGCCGGGTCCGGCCTCGGCCTCGCCATAGCGGCGGCCATTTGCGAGGGCGCCGGGCTGACGCTGGACCTCGCGTCGCCCGTTCCCGGCGGAAGCGACGGCTTCCGGGCCACCGTCCGCTTCGCTCGCGCGACCGGCTCCGGACGCGCCCGATCCTGACGCCGGGCTGAACGACTTTCGACCGCGCTTTCAGTTGGGCGTCAGCGGAGCGCCCGACAGTGCCCCAGGCCAACGAGCCTGGAGACACCACCATGACCAAGCGCATCATCGTTCTGACGGCCCTTCTCGCTTCGACCGCGGTCGTCGGCTCTGCCTTTGCGGCCGGCCACTTCGCCAGGTTCGCCGGCGACCCCATGGCGGCGATCGCGGGCGCCTTCGACGAGGATTACGGCCGGATCGTCCTGGCCTCGGCTGACGGGCACGACGGCCACCACCGCCGCCGGGAAGAGCATTCCGAACGGCGCCGGCATCACGACAATCGCGACCATCACGGCCGCCGCCACCACGACGATGACGATGACGATGACGACGATCACGGCACCGGTCGCGACGGCACCCACCGCCGCGGCACCGCTTTCTCGCCGACCGGCCCGAGCGATCCGTCCGCCCCGATGCCCCAGAACGGGCTCTTCGGCGGCAAGGGCCGGCCGAAGGTCGAGGTGCAGTGAAGCGATCGGACCGGACAAGGACAGCGACCATGAAGACCACTCTTGCGGCCCTCGCCGCCACCACCGCCCTGATCGCCCCGGGCCTCGCCGAAGCCCGCGACGTCACCTTGGAAACCCAGCTGAAGGCCTATGGCGGGCCGGGGGCCTATGTCGCGCTCTACGTCACCGATGCCGCCGGCAAGTATCAGGGCACGCTCTGGATGGCCGGAGGCAAGGCCAAGTACTACCGCCACCTGTCGGACTGGCAGCGCCTGTCCGGAGGCAGCGCGGCCGAGATCGACGGTATCACCGGCGCCAGCATCGGTGCCGGCAAGACCCTCAAGATCACCGTCGATCTCGCCGACACCCTGATCGACGCCGGCTACCGGTTGCATGTCGACACCTCCGTGGAGGACGGCCGCGACAATCCCTCCGAGATCGTCGCGCCGATCGCAACGGAAGCCTCCGGCAAGGCACTCGCCGGCAAGGGCTATGTGAAGTCCTTCAAGATCACCTTCTGAACCGACCGGTATCCGCCATGCTTCGCCGCCTGCATTCGCTCCCCGGCATCGCGCTCGCCGTGATCCTCTCCGTGACCGCGCTGACCGGTGCCGTCCTGTCGGTCGAGCCGGCCATCGACCGCCTGTCCAACCCGCCCATTTCGGCGTCCGCCACGGTCGCCGACCTCGCCGCCAAGGTGGCGGCGCGCCACGAGACGGTGGAGCGGATCACCGTCCGCCCGACCGGAATCGTGACGGTCGCCTATACGGACGGCGAGGAGGCGGCCGTCGAGCGCGTCGATCCGGCGACCGGGGCCGGCCTCGGCCCCTGGCAGCCCTCCGGCGTCTTCCGTTTCGTGACCGACCTGCACCGCGCCTTCCTGGTCGGCGATGCGGGGCGGATTGCGGCGGCCGGGTCGGCCCTGGCCATGCTGACGATGTCGGTCTCCGGCATCGCCCTGCTGCTCAGGGCGCTGGGCGGCTGGCGGGGGATGTTCGGGGTGGTACGTGGACCGGTCCCGCAGCGCTGGCACCTGCAGGCCGGGCGCTTCGCCGTCGTCGGCCTGCTGGTGAGCTCTCTGACCGGCCTGTGGATGACGGCGGACACGTTCGGCCTGATTGCCCAAGACGCGGTCGGTAGTCCCGCCGTGTCGGCCTCGGGCGGTGCGCCCGCTCCGGTCGGCTCGCTCGAGGCTCTGCGGGAAACGCCGCTGGCCGCGCTGCAACGGCTCGACTTCCCGGCCGCCGACGATCCCAGCGGCGTCTTCACGCTGAAGACATCCGCGGGCGAAGGCCTCGTCGACCCGGCGACCGGCATCCTGGCGGGTTTCACGCCGGCCGGCCTCCCGGAGCGCGTCCAAGCCGTCGTTACGATGCTCCATACCGGCCGCGGCCTGTGGCTTGTCGGTCTTCTCCTCGGCCTTTCGGCCGCCGCCGTGCCGGTCCTCGGCGCCACCGGCCTCGCCGCCTGGTGGCGCCGTCGCCGCGACACCGCCACCGCCGCAACGGTCCTGGCCGGCAATCCCGATACGGTGATCCTGGTCGGCAGCGAGAGCAACGCCACCTGGGGCTTCGCGAAGAGCCTGCAGACGGCTCTCGGCCAGGCCGGCCACGTCGTCCACATCGCCGCGATGAACGCGCTTGGCCCGGAGCATCTTCAGGCCGAGCGGCTCCTGATCCTGACCGCCACCTATGGTGACGGCGACGCGCCGGCCTCGGCGCGCCGGTTCCAGGCCCGGCTGGCGAAGCTCGATGGCCAGATTCCGTATGCGGTGCTCGGTTTCGGCGATCGGACCTTCCCGGATTTCTGTGGCTACGCTGCCGCGGTCTCCGCTGCGCTCGCCGACAAGGGCTGGCCCTGCCTGATGCCGCTGAAGCGGATCGATCGCCAGTCCGCCCAGGAATTCGGCCAGTGGGGCCGCGATCTCGGCATTCTGCTCGGCCATCCGCTGCAACTCGAGCATGTTGCCGATCGGGTCCGGACCACCGTGCTGGAACTCGCCGAACGGGAGGACTACGGCGCCGCCGTCGGCGCGCCGGTCGCCATCCTGCGCTTCCGCGCTCCGCTGCAGGGCGGCCGGCCGGGCCGGCTGCCGAAATTCGAAGCCGGCGATCTTGTCGGCATCGTTCCGCCTGGCAGCGCCATGCCGCGCTTCTATTCTCTCGCCTCCTCGACCCGCGACGGCATCCTCGAAATCTGCGTCCGGCTCCGGGAGGGCGGGCTCTGCTCCACCTTCCTGCACGGACTGCAACCCGGCGGCCGCATCGACGCCTTCATCCGCGACAATCCGAGCTTCCGGCCGGCCGAGGGGACAGCACCGCTGATCCTGATCGGCGCCGGGGCCGGCATCGGTCCGCTCGCCGGCTTCGTGCGGGCGAACGATGCGGGTCGCCCGGTCCATCTCTACTGGGGCGGCCGCAGCCCGGCTTCCGACTTCCTCTACGAGCACGAATTGGCCCAGTACCTGGCCGAAAGACGCCTGACCTCGCTGGTGACGGCCTTCTCCCGGGGGCCCGGCAGCCCGGCCCATATCCAGGACCGCATCGCCGCCGATGCCCCGCGCCTGCGCGAACTGATCCGGCACGGCGCCCAGGTGCTCGTCTGCGGCGGGCGCGACATGGCGCAATCGGTCACGCACGCGCTGGAGCTGGTCGTCCGTCCGCTCGGCCTCGATCTCGCCACCCTGAAATCCACCGGACGCTACGTCGAGGACGTCTATTGAGGCCCGTCATGCCGGATTTCCACGCCGAAGCGTCCGCTCTGCCGGAGACGGACATCCGCCAGGTGCTGAGCGGCCCGACCATGGGTTCGCGCTGGACGGCGGTCTACCACGCGCCCGCCAGTTTCGACGCGGCCGGGCTGCGGACCGCCCTGCAGGCCGCGGTCGATCGGGTCGACGACCAGATGTCCAGCTGGAAGCCCGGTTCCGACCTCAACCGCCTCAATGCCGCGCCGGTCGGGCGATGGATCGACCTGCCGGTCGAACTCGCCACCGTTCTCGACGCTGCGCTCGCCGTCGGGACGGCTTCGGGCGGCGCCTTCGACATCGGCGTCGGTGATCTCGTGAGGGCCTGGGGCTTCGGTGCCGGAGCCGGCATGCCCGATCCGGCGGCCGCCGCGCAGGCGGCGCACCTGCGCCTCGCCTCGCCGCCGCAGAGCCTCGAACTCGATTGCGTCAATCGGCGGGCCCGCAAGCATGCTGCGCTGCGCCTGGATCTCTCGGGCATCGCGAAGGGTTTCGGCGTCGACGAACTCGGGCGCGCCATGGCCGCGGCCGGGCTTCGCTCCTGGCTGGTCGGCATCGACGGCGAGATGCTTGCCCGCGGCACCAAGCCCGGCGGCCGGCCCTGGGCGATCGCCCACGAAAGTCCGCGCGAGGGCCACCGCGAGATTGCCGGCATTCTCGAACTGGTCGA
This region of Prosthecodimorpha staleyi genomic DNA includes:
- a CDS encoding HAMP domain-containing sensor histidine kinase, giving the protein MAILWLAAATVAGLVLRHEIDEVFDSALQEVAQRVLPLAYAEVLARDSDEPQRVPPVGPHREYITYVVRDAAGTVLLQSSDADRSAIPKDLTHGFATTATLRTYTEAAVQGTILVTTAEDLAHRGAAVRKAVLALLWPLAALVPVAVAGVWLAVWLTLRPVLEFSSGLEARGRGNLSAVSIEGLPDEILPLADAVNALIARLRSALEAERGFTANSAHELRTPIAAALAQTQRLVAELADEPRRERARAIEQSLRRLSRLSEKLLQLAKAEGGGLVSEHPAPLGPVLRLIVEELDRQFDCSERLDVAIPPDGGPALDLDPDAFAVLARNLVENAVRHGDPDGSVRIRLAADRFEVTNGGPAVPADRLSALTRPFERGPTRAAGSGLGLAIAAAICEGAGLTLDLASPVPGGSDGFRATVRFARATGSGRARS
- a CDS encoding DUF2271 domain-containing protein, which gives rise to MKTTLAALAATTALIAPGLAEARDVTLETQLKAYGGPGAYVALYVTDAAGKYQGTLWMAGGKAKYYRHLSDWQRLSGGSAAEIDGITGASIGAGKTLKITVDLADTLIDAGYRLHVDTSVEDGRDNPSEIVAPIATEASGKALAGKGYVKSFKITF
- a CDS encoding PepSY domain-containing protein — encoded protein: MLRRLHSLPGIALAVILSVTALTGAVLSVEPAIDRLSNPPISASATVADLAAKVAARHETVERITVRPTGIVTVAYTDGEEAAVERVDPATGAGLGPWQPSGVFRFVTDLHRAFLVGDAGRIAAAGSALAMLTMSVSGIALLLRALGGWRGMFGVVRGPVPQRWHLQAGRFAVVGLLVSSLTGLWMTADTFGLIAQDAVGSPAVSASGGAPAPVGSLEALRETPLAALQRLDFPAADDPSGVFTLKTSAGEGLVDPATGILAGFTPAGLPERVQAVVTMLHTGRGLWLVGLLLGLSAAAVPVLGATGLAAWWRRRRDTATAATVLAGNPDTVILVGSESNATWGFAKSLQTALGQAGHVVHIAAMNALGPEHLQAERLLILTATYGDGDAPASARRFQARLAKLDGQIPYAVLGFGDRTFPDFCGYAAAVSAALADKGWPCLMPLKRIDRQSAQEFGQWGRDLGILLGHPLQLEHVADRVRTTVLELAEREDYGAAVGAPVAILRFRAPLQGGRPGRLPKFEAGDLVGIVPPGSAMPRFYSLASSTRDGILEICVRLREGGLCSTFLHGLQPGGRIDAFIRDNPSFRPAEGTAPLILIGAGAGIGPLAGFVRANDAGRPVHLYWGGRSPASDFLYEHELAQYLAERRLTSLVTAFSRGPGSPAHIQDRIAADAPRLRELIRHGAQVLVCGGRDMAQSVTHALELVVRPLGLDLATLKSTGRYVEDVY
- a CDS encoding FAD:protein FMN transferase; the encoded protein is MPDFHAEASALPETDIRQVLSGPTMGSRWTAVYHAPASFDAAGLRTALQAAVDRVDDQMSSWKPGSDLNRLNAAPVGRWIDLPVELATVLDAALAVGTASGGAFDIGVGDLVRAWGFGAGAGMPDPAAAAQAAHLRLASPPQSLELDCVNRRARKHAALRLDLSGIAKGFGVDELGRAMAAAGLRSWLVGIDGEMLARGTKPGGRPWAIAHESPREGHREIAGILELVDCAVATSGDYRHVQEVDGRRVSHTMDPRRNAPLASDLASVTVLADTCMAADAWATAILVAGAAAGRELAGRRGLRVLAFDRNGAMVLSLEGRSRQDAVARHP